In Vibrio tritonius, the following are encoded in one genomic region:
- a CDS encoding NAD-dependent malic enzyme: MNNDKRPLYLPYAGAALMSTPLLNKGSAFTADERATFNLEGLLPEATETIQEQVVRAYQQYCSFESDMDKHIYLRNIQDTNETLFYRLVQNHISEMMPIIYTPTVGAACENFSNIYRRGRGLFVSYENRDRIDDLLNNAANQNVKVIVVTDGERILGLGDQGIGGMGIPIGKLSLYTACGGISPAYTLPVVLDVGTNNPQRLADPMYMGWRHTRIEGAEYDAFVEEFIEAVKRRWPDALIQFEDFAQKNAMPLLQRYKDRVCCFNDDIQGTAAIAVGSLLAACKAAGTKLSDQRITFLGAGSAGCGIAEAIIAQMVSEGISDEKARSQVYMVDRWGLLEEGMHNLLDFQQRLMQKKSNTADWTAEGNGFSLLDVVREAKPTVLIGVSGAPGLFSEEVIKTMHANCPRPIVFPLSNPTSRVEATPADILRWTNGEALVATGSPFDPVQLDGKTYPIAQCNNSYIFPGIGLGVLAVGARRVTDEMLMVSSRALAETSPLAINGHGALLPPLESIHSVSKKIAFAVAKVAIEQGVAPARTDEAITEAIEQHFWQPEYRRYKRTAF; the protein is encoded by the coding sequence CAGTGCGTTTACTGCTGACGAACGCGCAACATTTAACCTTGAAGGCCTTCTGCCAGAAGCAACCGAAACCATCCAAGAACAAGTCGTACGTGCTTACCAACAATATTGCAGTTTCGAAAGTGATATGGATAAACATATCTATCTTCGTAACATACAAGACACTAACGAAACTCTTTTCTACCGCCTTGTTCAAAATCACATCTCTGAAATGATGCCTATCATTTACACTCCAACAGTGGGTGCAGCATGTGAAAACTTCTCTAATATTTATCGCCGTGGACGCGGTCTTTTTGTTTCTTACGAAAACCGCGATCGTATTGATGACCTACTTAACAACGCAGCGAACCAAAACGTAAAAGTCATCGTTGTAACCGATGGTGAACGTATTCTTGGCCTAGGCGACCAAGGTATTGGTGGTATGGGGATTCCAATTGGTAAACTGTCTCTGTATACCGCTTGTGGTGGTATCAGCCCAGCTTACACTCTTCCAGTCGTTCTTGATGTAGGTACTAACAACCCGCAACGCCTAGCTGACCCAATGTACATGGGCTGGCGTCACACTCGTATCGAAGGTGCCGAATACGACGCATTCGTTGAAGAATTCATCGAAGCAGTTAAACGTCGTTGGCCAGATGCTTTGATTCAGTTTGAAGACTTCGCGCAGAAAAACGCGATGCCTCTACTACAACGCTACAAAGACCGCGTATGTTGTTTTAACGACGACATTCAAGGTACTGCGGCGATTGCAGTAGGTTCTTTGCTAGCAGCATGTAAAGCCGCTGGAACAAAACTGTCTGATCAACGTATTACCTTCTTAGGTGCAGGCTCTGCCGGTTGTGGTATCGCAGAAGCGATCATCGCGCAAATGGTGTCGGAAGGCATCAGCGACGAAAAAGCTCGCTCACAGGTTTACATGGTAGACCGTTGGGGACTACTGGAAGAAGGTATGCATAACCTTCTCGATTTCCAACAACGCCTAATGCAGAAGAAATCCAATACCGCAGATTGGACAGCTGAAGGCAATGGCTTCTCACTACTTGATGTAGTTCGTGAAGCAAAACCAACCGTGCTCATCGGCGTTTCAGGCGCTCCTGGTCTATTCAGCGAAGAAGTGATTAAGACCATGCACGCCAATTGCCCTCGTCCAATCGTGTTCCCACTGTCTAACCCAACTAGCCGTGTTGAAGCAACACCTGCTGACATTCTACGTTGGACGAATGGTGAAGCGCTTGTGGCAACCGGTAGCCCATTTGATCCAGTACAATTGGATGGTAAAACTTACCCAATTGCACAATGTAACAACAGCTACATTTTCCCAGGTATTGGCCTAGGCGTACTTGCGGTAGGTGCTCGCCGTGTTACCGATGAAATGTTGATGGTATCAAGCCGTGCATTAGCAGAAACCTCGCCATTAGCTATCAATGGCCATGGTGCACTACTGCCACCACTTGAATCTATTCACTCAGTATCGAAGAAAATTGCTTTTGCTGTCGCGAAAGTCGCAATCGAACAAGGTGTTGCACCAGCTCGTACTGATGAAGCCATTACTGAAGCGATTGAACAACATTTCTGGCAACCAGAATATCGTCGCTACAAACGTACTGCGTTTTAA
- a CDS encoding DUF3392 domain-containing protein yields the protein MTLFHYFAPAGQFIAPYLSDISIAFIACLLVMLGGEINAAIRRLMRQQHFLVRTLIFILINAFGYGLIIVKASPYLARTLAQLERGMMFLIVVISFIVIGLWAQRNRQI from the coding sequence ATGACTTTATTCCATTATTTTGCGCCAGCTGGCCAGTTTATCGCACCGTACCTTTCTGATATTTCAATCGCTTTTATCGCTTGTTTGTTAGTGATGCTAGGCGGAGAAATCAATGCGGCGATTCGTCGCCTTATGCGCCAACAGCATTTTTTGGTTCGCACCCTAATTTTTATTCTTATTAACGCGTTTGGTTACGGATTAATCATCGTAAAAGCAAGCCCTTACCTAGCTCGGACACTAGCCCAGCTTGAAAGAGGCATGATGTTCCTTATCGTGGTAATCAGCTTTATTGTTATTGGCCTATGGGCACAAAGAAATCGTCAAATCTAA
- a CDS encoding SanA/YdcF family protein, with translation MGTKKSSNLSRQSTQLSRFSRFKRALRRCVLLSGVAVIAGGACLIGVDRWIAWQTQNNIMTDIDDVSHYQVAVVLGTSKYLGKTLNDYYMNRINAAIKLFHEGKVSNFLLSGDNAHRSYNEPWTMKRDLLKAGIPESAIHLDYAGFRTLDSIVRAKRIFDTSHFLIITQGFHCERALYIAHYHDIQASCLAVAGPTHFSGMSVRVREVFARAKAFVDLYLLNTQPKFLGPKQPITPLNEDNKEPSLEASEPEMTNANP, from the coding sequence ATGGGCACAAAGAAATCGTCAAATCTAAGTCGTCAATCGACTCAACTCTCTCGTTTCTCGCGTTTTAAACGTGCGCTGCGCCGCTGCGTATTGCTCAGTGGCGTTGCGGTCATAGCAGGCGGCGCTTGTCTTATCGGTGTTGATAGATGGATAGCTTGGCAAACCCAAAACAACATTATGACCGACATTGATGATGTCTCGCATTATCAAGTTGCCGTGGTGCTGGGCACCAGTAAATATCTCGGCAAAACCCTTAACGACTACTATATGAATCGCATTAACGCAGCGATCAAGCTTTTTCATGAGGGGAAAGTCAGTAATTTTTTGCTTAGTGGGGATAATGCTCACCGTTCTTATAACGAACCGTGGACGATGAAACGCGATTTGCTCAAAGCAGGGATTCCTGAAAGTGCTATTCATCTCGACTACGCCGGTTTTCGCACCTTAGATTCCATTGTGCGAGCCAAGCGAATTTTCGATACCAGTCACTTTCTCATTATTACTCAAGGCTTTCACTGTGAACGAGCACTCTACATCGCCCATTATCACGACATCCAAGCCTCTTGCCTTGCTGTTGCTGGTCCAACACATTTTTCCGGTATGAGCGTCCGTGTAAGAGAAGTCTTTGCGCGCGCAAAAGCCTTTGTTGACCTCTATTTATTGAATACTCAACCTAAATTCCTCGGCCCTAAACAGCCCATCACCCCACTAAATGAAGACAACAAAGAACCGTCGCTCGAAGCAAGTGAACCAGAGATGACGAATGCCAATCCGTGA